A portion of the Celeribacter baekdonensis genome contains these proteins:
- a CDS encoding haloacid dehalogenase type II has product MTITTCIFDAYGTLFDVTSAAQRAADEPAFARLIPLWSQLAQDWRAKQLEYSWLRAIMGDHAPFWTVTMDALDWALARAGLEDDPPLRARLLQLYQELSAYPEVPIMLQALKDKGFSTAILSNGSQDMLQAAVSSAGLDGLLDDVLSVDTVGIFKPSDRVYHMVPDRFDCARNEVLFVSSNGWDIAGAARFGFVTAWVNRASLPVDRMPGQPAYILSDLTQIPEIAAHA; this is encoded by the coding sequence GTGACCATCACCACCTGTATTTTTGATGCCTATGGCACCCTGTTCGATGTCACCTCTGCCGCCCAGCGCGCGGCGGATGAACCCGCTTTTGCCCGCCTGATCCCGCTGTGGTCCCAACTGGCGCAGGATTGGCGCGCCAAACAGTTGGAATACAGTTGGCTGCGCGCCATCATGGGGGATCATGCGCCGTTTTGGACTGTCACCATGGATGCGCTCGATTGGGCGCTGGCGCGTGCGGGACTTGAGGATGATCCGCCGTTGCGCGCGCGTTTGTTGCAGCTTTATCAGGAATTGAGCGCCTATCCAGAGGTGCCCATCATGTTGCAAGCCCTGAAAGACAAAGGGTTTTCCACCGCCATCCTCTCAAATGGCTCACAAGACATGCTTCAGGCTGCGGTGTCATCGGCGGGTTTAGACGGCCTGTTGGACGATGTGCTCTCGGTCGATACCGTCGGCATTTTCAAGCCCTCAGATCGGGTGTATCACATGGTCCCGGATCGGTTCGACTGCGCCCGCAACGAGGTGTTGTTTGTCTCCTCTAATGGCTGGGACATCGCCGGGGCGGCACGATTTGGCTTTGTCACCGCTTGGGTGAACCGCGCGTCCCTGCCCGTCGACCGGATGCCCGGCCAACCCGCTTATATTCTCTCTGATCTGACCCAAATTCCGGAGATCGCCGCCCATGCCTGA
- a CDS encoding alpha/beta fold hydrolase yields MPDTFTTADGLSLAYDVQGKGPALLCLAGLTRNMDDFEPVVAHFADQATVIRLDSRGRGASDFDPNFLNYTLPQEGADALALLDHLGLDRAAILGTSRGGLIAMVLALTAKHRLSGVLLNDIGPEMDPRGLSHIMDYLGRPSAYRSFEDAADKLPRALGDQFPNVSRDHWLSYARRIWTEGEKRLELRYDPKLRDAIEAQSVTGAVPDLWPLFEALAGLPLALLRGENSTLLPRACMDEMCARRPDMICAEVKDRGHVPFLDEPESLDVIARFLARLPH; encoded by the coding sequence ATGCCTGACACGTTCACCACCGCCGATGGCCTCTCGCTGGCCTATGACGTTCAGGGCAAAGGTCCCGCTCTGTTGTGCCTCGCGGGACTGACCCGCAACATGGATGATTTCGAACCTGTGGTGGCGCATTTCGCAGATCAAGCCACGGTCATTCGCCTTGATAGTCGCGGGCGCGGGGCGTCTGATTTTGACCCGAATTTCCTCAACTACACATTGCCACAAGAGGGCGCGGATGCGCTGGCCCTTTTGGATCATTTGGGGCTGGACCGCGCCGCCATTTTAGGCACCTCGCGGGGCGGGTTGATTGCCATGGTCTTGGCGCTCACCGCCAAACATCGCCTGTCTGGCGTGTTGCTCAATGACATCGGGCCAGAGATGGACCCGCGTGGGCTGAGCCACATCATGGACTATCTCGGTCGCCCCTCGGCCTATCGCTCGTTTGAAGATGCCGCCGACAAATTGCCCCGTGCTTTGGGCGATCAGTTCCCCAATGTCAGCCGGGATCACTGGCTAAGCTATGCACGCCGGATTTGGACAGAGGGCGAAAAACGGCTTGAATTGCGCTATGATCCTAAGCTTAGGGACGCGATTGAAGCGCAAAGCGTGACCGGGGCCGTGCCCGATCTCTGGCCTTTGTTCGAGGCGCTTGCGGGGCTGCCTTTGGCGCTGTTGCGGGGCGAAAACTCCACCCTTTTGCCCCGCGCCTGTATGGACGAGATGTGCGCGCGCCGCCCGGATATGATCTGTGCCGAGGTGAAAGATCGCGGTCATGTGCCGTTTTTGGATGAGCCTGAAAGCCTTGATGTGATCGCGCGGTTTTTGGCCCGCCTCCCCCATTGA